GCAGGCTGTGGTCGACGAAGGGTGCGCCGCACAGCCGGGCCAGGCGTCGGGCACCCTCCTCCTGCGTGGCCGCCGGCGGCAGCCGGAACACCTGTTTGCGGTTGTGGCGCAGGGTCAGGCCGACCGAGAACCGGCTCATGGCCAGGCGCCGCACCACGTCCTCGATGTGCTTGTATTCGGTGGCGTCGGTGCGCAGGAACTTGCGCCGGGCCGGGGTGTTGAAGAAGAGTTCGCGCACCTCGACGCTGGTGCCGACCGGATGCGGCGCCGGGCGCGGCGTCTCGACCCGGTCGGAACCGTCGGCCTCGACCGTCCAGCCGGTCTCGGCGCCCGCCGCGCGCGAGGTCAGGCTCAGACGCGAGACCGAGGCGATGCTGGGCAGGGCCTCGCCGCGAAACCCCAGCGAGGCCACCTGTTCCAGTTCCTCCAGGCTGGCGATCTTGCTGGTGGCATGGCGCGACAGGGCCAGCGCCAGTTGGTCCTGCGGAATGCCGGTGCCGTCGTCGCGCACCCGCAGCAGGCGCTTGCCGCCCTGCTCCACGTCGATCTCGATCTGGCGGGCGCCGGCATCGAGGCTGTTCTCCAGCAGTTCCTTGATCACCGAGGCCGGCCGCTCCACCACCTCGCCGGCGGCGATCTGGTTGATGAGTTGCGGGGACAGCAGGCGGATGGACATGCCGCCAGTTTATCAGAGCCGCGGCAGGACCCGTAGGATGGGTGAAGCGCAGCGCAACCCATCGTTGGAAGAGGCAGGAGCGGGGCGAGCCGATGGGTTACGGCGGCAAGCGCCTCCACCCATCCTACCCGATCGCCGGGTCAGCCCTCGCCGGCGCCGGGGATGCGCAGGGTCTGGCCGACGTAGACCCGGTCGGAGTTAAGACCGTTGGTCGCACGCAGCGCCCGCAGGCTGACGTTGTAGCGACTGGCGATCTCGCTCAGGGTGTCGCCGCGGCGGATCACATGCTCGCGCGGATTGTGCATGGCGACATAGGTGCCGGGCGGCGGGTTGCTGTAGAAGTAGTTGCGGATGCCGGCGAGCATGGCCCGGGCCAGCTTGTCCTGGTGCGCGGCCTGTTTGAGCTTGCGCTCCTCGCTCGGGTTGGAGATGAAGGCGGTCTCGACCAGGATGGAGGGGATGTCCGGCGACTTCAGCACCACGAAGCCGGCCTGCTGGACGTGGTCCTTATGCACCTTGCCGACCTGCTTCAGGCCCTGCAGCACATTGTCCGCCACCTCCAGACTGGCCTCGATGCTGGCTGACTGCGACAGATCCAGAATCACCGAGCGCAGCAGTTCGTCCTTGTCGTTGAGGCTCACCCCGCCGGCCAGATCGGCGGCGTTCTCCGACTGCGCCAGGATGCGCGCCATCTCGGAACTGGCGCCGCGCCGGGACAGGACATAGACCGAGGAGCCCTGCACCCGGCGGTCGCGGAAGGCATCGGCGTGGATGGAGACGAACAGGTCGGCATCGTGGTCGCGGGCAATGTCCATGCGCTGGCGCAGGGACAGGAAGCGGTCGCCGTCCCGGGTCATGATGGCACGCATCCCCGGTTCCTGATCGATATGTCGCGCCAGCCGGCGGGCAATCTCGAGCACGACCTGCTTCTCGTTGGTGCCGTGGCTGCCGCGCGCGCCCGGATCCTTGCCGCCATGGCCGGGGTCGACGGCGATGACCAGGTCACGCGGGGCGCGGATCTGATCGACGGACTTGGTCGGACGCTCGGGGGAGCGGCGCGCCTGCCCCGGGGTTTCCAGGTCCACCACCAGCCGGTGGCCGGACTGCTGATCGGGCTTGAGCAGGAAGCTTCTGGGTTTGACCGGACCGCTCAGGTCGATCACCAGGCGCAGGTCGCGGCCGTTGCGTACGCCGTGACGCAGGTTGCGGATCGGCCCGCTGGCGGCGTCATCAAGATTGTCCGCACGCAGGCGGGCCCCTTCGAGATCGACCACCACACGGTCGGGGGCGCTGAGGGTGAACAGCTTGTGTTCGACCGGGGCATCCAGGTCCAGCACCAGGCGGGTACACTCCGCATCCGCCCAGACGCGCACATCGGTCACCTCGGCGGCACCGACCCAGAGAGCGGTCAGCCACCCCAGTAGCAGGAATCCGAATCGGCTTGTCATCCGCATGCTGCTGTCCCTCCCCGGCCGCTTGCGGGTGATATTCCCTTTGAATCTAACCCGCACAGCGGCGAAATTCAAGTGTTTTTCTTTCCATATCGAGGGGATATAGGGCAAACCTGTGAAACCGGTCTAAGGCATTGGGACAGCATCCGGCGGATTCCGGACTCACATGGCCGCATCGAGCCCGGATTCCAGTTCCGCGCGCCGCGCCGGGCCGGGTTCCAGCCACAGTCGCCGGCCCGCCGGGAGGTGCTCGATGCGGATCAGCAGATCGGGCGGCGGCAGCAACCCGGCCCCGCGCTCCGGCCACTCGATCAGGCTGGTCACGCCCGGGTCGAACAGGTCGCGGATTCCGAGAAATTCCAATTCCTCAGGATCGGCCAGGCGGTACAGATCCAGGTGGTAGAGTTGGCGCTCACCGATCCGGTAGGGCTCGATCAGGGTGTAGGTCGGGCTCTTGACCCTGCCGCTGTGACCGAGACCGCGCAGGAAGCCACGCACCAGGGTGGTCTTGCCGGCGCCCAGATCCCCCTGCAGATGGATCTGCAGCCCGGGCGGCAGCGCCTGCGCCAGGCGCGCGCCGAAGGCCTCCATGGCGGCCTCTCCGTCGAGTTCAATCGTGCGCGGCATGGTGATCCTGTCCGGGATTGACCAGGGCGCGCAGCGGTGTGAGCAGATCGCCGGCCAGCAGCCCGCGCTCGCCGTCGCGGGCGGCCCGGTCAGCGGCGGCGGCATGCAGGACGGCCCCGGCCACCGTGGCCTCGGCCGGGGTCAGGCCCTGGGCGCGCAGGCCGGCGATCACACCGGTCAGCACATCGCCCATGCCGCCGCTGGCCATGCCCGGGTTGCCGCCGGCAGCGATCCAGACGACCGCGCCGTCACAGACCAGGCTGCCCGCCCCCTTGAGCAGCACCACACCGCCATAGCGTTGCTGCAGTTGCTGCACCGCGGCCACCCGATCGGCCTCGACCGCGGCGGTGTCCGTCCCGAGCAGGCGCGCGGCCTCGCCGGGGTGCGGCGTGAGGACCCAGTCGTCGCGGCGCAGCGGCGCGGCCGCCAGCAGGTTGAGGGCATCGGCATCCAGCACCAGCGGCTGCTCGGCCCGCAGCAGCCGCTCGAACAGCGCCCGGCTCCAGCGGCCCTGGCCCAGCCCCGGCCCCAGCCCGATCACGCTGGCGCGTTCCAGCAGCGGTTCCAGGTCCGGCGCTCCGTCCACGCCGGCCGCCATCAGTTCCGGTCGGGCCGCCAGCACGGCAGCGACATGACCGGGATCGGTGGCCACACTGACCAGCCCCGCCCCCACCCGGGCCGCGGCCTCGCCGGCCAGACGCGCCGCCCCGCCCATGCCGGGCCGGCCGCCGACGATCAGCACATGGCCGAACGCCCCCTTGTGCGCCGTGCGCGACCGCGGCGCCA
This sequence is a window from Thiohalobacter thiocyanaticus. Protein-coding genes within it:
- a CDS encoding NAD(P)H-hydrate dehydratase; the encoded protein is MQPGCEPLYSAAQVRELDRLAIEQRGVPGYELMTRAGAAAFAALRRHWPEARRVHVLCGAGNNAGDGYVLARLARAEGWYASVGWLADPGRLQGAARTAWEDAVEAGVTVAPFDAGRLTACEVIVDGLLGTGLQRGVEGDWAAAIAAVNASGVPVLALDIPSGLAADTGRVPGTAIRAALTVTFIGRKLGLYTGQAADYVGELVFAGLELPADLAADMPPRAWLAGYDCAAARLAPRSRTAHKGAFGHVLIVGGRPGMGGAARLAGEAAARVGAGLVSVATDPGHVAAVLAARPELMAAGVDGAPDLEPLLERASVIGLGPGLGQGRWSRALFERLLRAEQPLVLDADALNLLAAAPLRRDDWVLTPHPGEAARLLGTDTAAVEADRVAAVQQLQQRYGGVVLLKGAGSLVCDGAVVWIAAGGNPGMASGGMGDVLTGVIAGLRAQGLTPAEATVAGAVLHAAAADRAARDGERGLLAGDLLTPLRALVNPGQDHHAAHD
- a CDS encoding N-acetylmuramoyl-L-alanine amidase; protein product: MTSRFGFLLLGWLTALWVGAAEVTDVRVWADAECTRLVLDLDAPVEHKLFTLSAPDRVVVDLEGARLRADNLDDAASGPIRNLRHGVRNGRDLRLVIDLSGPVKPRSFLLKPDQQSGHRLVVDLETPGQARRSPERPTKSVDQIRAPRDLVIAVDPGHGGKDPGARGSHGTNEKQVVLEIARRLARHIDQEPGMRAIMTRDGDRFLSLRQRMDIARDHDADLFVSIHADAFRDRRVQGSSVYVLSRRGASSEMARILAQSENAADLAGGVSLNDKDELLRSVILDLSQSASIEASLEVADNVLQGLKQVGKVHKDHVQQAGFVVLKSPDIPSILVETAFISNPSEERKLKQAAHQDKLARAMLAGIRNYFYSNPPPGTYVAMHNPREHVIRRGDTLSEIASRYNVSLRALRATNGLNSDRVYVGQTLRIPGAGEG
- the tsaE gene encoding tRNA (adenosine(37)-N6)-threonylcarbamoyltransferase complex ATPase subunit type 1 TsaE, with amino-acid sequence MPRTIELDGEAAMEAFGARLAQALPPGLQIHLQGDLGAGKTTLVRGFLRGLGHSGRVKSPTYTLIEPYRIGERQLYHLDLYRLADPEELEFLGIRDLFDPGVTSLIEWPERGAGLLPPPDLLIRIEHLPAGRRLWLEPGPARRAELESGLDAAM